A DNA window from Streptomyces parvus contains the following coding sequences:
- a CDS encoding FAD-dependent monooxygenase, translating into MGMTDVLIVGAGPTGLVLACDLARRGAAVRIVDRSPVPPRTSRAKGPNARSLEILDGLGVAEEVLAAGSAPLPMLKYRDRLPVAETDPWAHCAPSPDAPYGRGRLIAQWRLEEILRDRLAGYGVRVELGREATGLTEGPGGRHVDVTFAEGRTERARYVVGCDGAHSAVRKLLGIGFEGTTAEDQVMVCGDVDLADGALDRTRWHQWFDEDGAVMLCPIPGTRTGWWFQAGPERDGRGRPLAPSADGFRRLLARHTALPGRALTRAELLSTYRVNVRMADRFRAGRVFLAGDAAHVHAVAGGLGMNTGIQDAFNLGWKLGLVLAGHAGAELLDTYEEERLPVAARTLDLTSERLRATLEAIRRPGGGLDAAITPDMTGLGVGYRWSSLARGHADAPQAADDVAPDAPQPGDRAPDAPCVDAGTGARTRLHRVFAGTRTTVLGFGPGSAAVLDEVAASYGESGVRTCRVYAAHEDRATSGSGAAVVDDEGHAAAAYGRGASEGTDTSTVVVVRPDHHLGLSAPADDARSVHAYLRRLHGAGRAAEGSGGRSAERFSGIGGRRR; encoded by the coding sequence ATGGGCATGACCGACGTACTCATCGTGGGAGCGGGACCCACCGGGCTGGTACTGGCCTGCGATCTGGCCCGGCGCGGGGCCGCCGTACGGATCGTGGACCGGTCCCCCGTGCCTCCTCGCACCTCGCGCGCCAAGGGACCCAACGCCCGGTCCCTGGAGATCCTGGACGGCCTCGGGGTGGCCGAGGAGGTGCTCGCCGCCGGTTCGGCCCCGCTGCCGATGCTGAAGTACCGCGACCGCCTCCCGGTCGCGGAGACCGATCCGTGGGCGCACTGCGCACCGTCCCCGGACGCCCCCTACGGCCGGGGCCGGCTGATCGCCCAGTGGCGGCTGGAGGAGATCCTCCGCGACCGGCTGGCCGGGTACGGCGTCCGCGTCGAGCTGGGCCGCGAGGCCACGGGACTGACGGAGGGGCCCGGCGGGCGGCACGTGGACGTGACGTTCGCGGAGGGCCGGACGGAACGCGCGCGGTACGTCGTCGGGTGCGACGGCGCCCACAGCGCCGTACGGAAGCTGCTCGGGATCGGGTTCGAGGGGACCACCGCCGAGGACCAGGTGATGGTCTGCGGCGATGTCGACCTGGCCGACGGCGCCCTGGACCGTACCCGCTGGCACCAGTGGTTCGACGAGGACGGCGCTGTCATGCTCTGTCCGATCCCCGGTACGCGGACGGGCTGGTGGTTCCAGGCCGGGCCGGAGCGGGACGGGCGGGGCCGGCCGCTCGCGCCCAGCGCCGACGGGTTCCGGCGGCTGCTCGCCCGCCACACCGCGCTGCCCGGCCGGGCCCTGACGCGGGCCGAGCTGCTGTCGACGTACCGGGTCAACGTGCGCATGGCGGACCGTTTCCGTGCCGGGCGGGTCTTCCTCGCGGGCGACGCGGCGCACGTCCACGCCGTCGCGGGCGGCCTCGGCATGAACACCGGCATTCAGGACGCGTTCAACCTGGGCTGGAAGCTGGGTCTGGTGCTCGCCGGTCACGCGGGCGCGGAGCTGCTGGACACGTACGAGGAGGAGCGGCTTCCCGTGGCCGCCCGGACCCTGGACCTCACCTCGGAGCGGCTGAGGGCCACGCTGGAGGCGATCCGCCGGCCCGGCGGCGGCCTGGACGCGGCGATCACCCCGGACATGACGGGCCTGGGCGTCGGCTACCGCTGGAGCTCCCTGGCCCGGGGCCACGCCGACGCCCCGCAGGCCGCCGACGACGTCGCGCCGGACGCCCCGCAGCCCGGCGACCGGGCCCCCGACGCCCCGTGCGTGGACGCCGGCACCGGGGCCCGCACCCGCCTCCACCGCGTCTTCGCCGGCACCCGCACCACCGTCCTCGGTTTCGGCCCGGGCAGCGCGGCGGTCCTGGACGAGGTGGCGGCCTCGTACGGCGAGTCCGGGGTGCGGACCTGCCGCGTGTACGCGGCGCACGAGGACCGCGCGACCTCGGGCTCGGGAGCGGCGGTCGTCGACGACGAGGGCCACGCCGCCGCCGCGTACGGCAGGGGAGCCTCCGAGGGTACGGACACGAGCACCGTCGTGGTCGTCCGACCCGACCACCATCTGGGGCTGTCCGCCCCGGCGGACGACGCCCGCTCCGTACACGCGTATCTGCGCCGGCTCCACGGAGCGGGCCGGGCCGCGGAAGGGTCCGGGGGCCGGTCCGCGGAACGGTTCTCCGGCATCGGTGGACGCCGCCGGTAA
- the rarD gene encoding EamA family transporter RarD: MEGKNEQRAGLLYGIGAYGMWGLVPLFWPLLEPSGAIEILAHRMVWSLGVVAVALLAVRRWAWIGELVRDRRKLGLISVAAATISVNWGLYIWAVNNGHVVEASLGYFINPLVTIALGVLLLGERLRPAQWVAVATSAAAVLVLAIGYGKPPWVSLVLAFSFATYGLVKKKVNMGGLESLAAETAVLFVPALGFLLWLAATGGSTFTAGGAGHGFLLAATGIVTALPLICFGAAAIRVPLSTLGLLQYLAPVFQFGLGVLYFHEAMPPERWAGFALVWLALALLTWDALRTARRNRALAAELLATAAAAPATATPNPAQQKIT; the protein is encoded by the coding sequence GTGGAGGGCAAGAACGAGCAGCGGGCGGGCCTGCTGTACGGAATCGGCGCGTACGGGATGTGGGGCCTGGTCCCGCTGTTCTGGCCGCTGCTCGAACCCTCCGGGGCGATCGAGATCCTCGCCCACCGGATGGTCTGGTCGCTGGGCGTCGTCGCCGTCGCCCTGCTGGCCGTCCGCCGCTGGGCCTGGATCGGCGAGCTGGTCCGCGACCGGCGCAAGCTGGGCCTGATATCGGTGGCGGCGGCGACGATCTCCGTCAACTGGGGCCTGTACATCTGGGCCGTGAACAACGGGCACGTCGTCGAGGCCTCGCTCGGCTACTTCATCAATCCGCTGGTCACCATCGCCCTGGGCGTCCTGCTGCTGGGCGAGCGGCTGCGGCCCGCCCAGTGGGTCGCGGTGGCCACCAGTGCGGCCGCCGTCCTCGTCCTGGCGATCGGGTACGGCAAGCCGCCCTGGGTCTCGCTGGTGCTGGCGTTCTCCTTCGCCACGTACGGCCTGGTGAAGAAGAAGGTGAACATGGGCGGTCTGGAGTCCCTGGCCGCCGAGACCGCCGTGCTCTTCGTGCCCGCGCTCGGCTTCCTGCTCTGGCTGGCCGCGACCGGCGGGTCGACGTTCACGGCCGGGGGCGCGGGGCACGGGTTCCTGCTCGCCGCGACGGGCATCGTCACCGCGCTCCCGCTGATCTGCTTCGGCGCGGCGGCGATCCGTGTGCCGCTGTCCACGCTGGGGCTCCTCCAGTACCTGGCTCCGGTCTTCCAGTTCGGTCTGGGCGTCCTGTACTTCCACGAGGCGATGCCGCCCGAGCGGTGGGCCGGGTTCGCCCTCGTCTGGCTCGCCCTGGCGCTGCTGACCTGGGACGCGCTGCGCACCGCACGGCGCAACCGGGCGCTGGCGGCGGAGCTGCTGGCGACGGCGGCCGCAGCCCCGGCGACCGCGACCCCGAACCCCGCTCAACAAAAGATTACCTAG
- a CDS encoding SDR family oxidoreductase, whose translation MSIVVTGATGALGRLVVDALLATVPAGEVVAVVRDKEKAAALAARGVELRIADYSAPETLAGAFRSGDRVLLISGSEVGRRVAQHAAVIDAARAAGVAQLAYTGILGGPDADFALADEHKATEQLILDSGLPYTFLRNGWYTENYTANLAPVLEHRAVVANAGEGRVASATRADYAAAAAAVLTGDGHLNTAYELSGDTAWSLAEYAAVISELTGETIAYNNVPAAAHQEILVGAGLPEGFAAILVDVDEAIERGRLAGTSGDLARLIGRPTTPLAETVRAALSAA comes from the coding sequence ATGAGCATCGTTGTCACCGGAGCCACTGGCGCACTCGGCCGCCTCGTCGTCGACGCCCTGCTGGCCACGGTCCCGGCCGGCGAGGTCGTCGCGGTCGTGCGCGACAAGGAGAAGGCCGCCGCACTGGCCGCCCGGGGCGTGGAGCTGCGCATCGCGGACTACAGCGCCCCCGAGACCCTCGCCGGAGCCTTCCGGTCCGGCGACCGGGTGCTGCTGATCTCCGGCAGCGAGGTGGGCCGGCGGGTGGCGCAGCACGCCGCGGTCATCGACGCGGCCAGGGCGGCGGGCGTCGCCCAGCTCGCGTACACCGGCATCCTCGGCGGACCGGACGCGGACTTCGCCCTGGCCGACGAGCACAAAGCCACCGAGCAGCTGATCCTCGACTCCGGGCTGCCGTACACCTTCCTGCGCAACGGCTGGTACACGGAGAACTACACCGCCAACCTGGCCCCGGTCCTGGAGCACCGCGCGGTCGTGGCCAACGCGGGCGAGGGCCGCGTCGCCTCCGCCACCCGGGCCGACTACGCCGCCGCCGCGGCCGCCGTCCTGACCGGCGACGGCCACCTGAACACGGCCTACGAGCTGAGCGGCGACACCGCCTGGTCGCTCGCCGAGTACGCTGCGGTGATCTCCGAGCTGACCGGCGAGACGATCGCGTACAACAACGTCCCGGCCGCCGCGCACCAGGAGATCCTGGTCGGCGCGGGGCTGCCCGAGGGCTTCGCCGCGATCCTCGTCGACGTCGACGAGGCGATCGAGCGCGGGCGCCTCGCGGGGACGAGCGGCGACCTCGCCCGGCTCATCGGCCGTCCGACCACACCCCTCGCCGAGACCGTGCGCGCCGCCCTCTCCGCCGCCTGA
- a CDS encoding helix-turn-helix domain-containing protein: protein MAVSDVRAAGGVSAVGAVSRVGGGKQPMCPSRLILEHVTSRWGVLVLVALLERSYRFSELRREVGGVSEKMLAQTLQTLERDGFVHRDAKPVIPPRVDYTLTPLGNEAAEQVRALARWTERQVDAVRAAREAYDGARARSCGDRARAPGGVPMG, encoded by the coding sequence ATGGCAGTGAGTGACGTGCGTGCAGCGGGTGGGGTGAGCGCGGTGGGGGCGGTGAGCAGGGTCGGGGGCGGCAAGCAGCCCATGTGCCCGTCCCGGCTGATCCTGGAGCATGTGACGAGCCGCTGGGGCGTGCTCGTTCTGGTGGCGCTGCTGGAGCGCTCGTACCGCTTCAGCGAACTGCGCCGCGAGGTGGGCGGCGTCAGCGAGAAGATGCTGGCCCAGACCCTTCAGACGCTTGAGCGCGACGGTTTCGTCCACCGGGACGCGAAGCCGGTGATCCCGCCGCGGGTGGACTACACGCTCACGCCGCTCGGTAACGAGGCCGCCGAACAGGTGCGGGCCCTCGCCCGCTGGACCGAACGCCAGGTGGACGCGGTGCGGGCGGCACGCGAGGCATACGACGGGGCCCGGGCCCGATCCTGCGGGGATCGGGCCCGGGCCCCGGGCGGTGTGCCGATGGGCTGA
- a CDS encoding 2-oxoacid:ferredoxin oxidoreductase subunit beta — MPDTDELRHNELLQLVPKAEAKQSMKDFKSDQEVRWCPGCGDYAVLAAVQGFMPELGLAKENITFVSGIGCSSRFPYYMNTYGMHSIHGRAPSIATGLATSRRDLSVWVVTGDGDALSIGGNHLIHALRRNVNLKILLFNNRIYGLTKGQYSPTSELGKITKSTPMGSLDAPFNPVSLAIGAEATFVARTVDSDRKHLTSVLRAAAEHSGTALVEIYQNCNIFNDGAFEVLKDKEQAAEAVIRLEHGQPILFGSQEPKGVVRDPATGDLQVVAVTEENRSQVLVHDAHAQSPTTAFALSRLADADTLHHTPIGVLRSVERPVYDTLMSDQLDAAVDRDGKGDLGSLLAGNDTWTVIG, encoded by the coding sequence ATGCCTGACACCGACGAACTGCGGCACAACGAACTGCTGCAGCTGGTGCCGAAGGCCGAGGCGAAGCAGTCCATGAAGGACTTCAAGTCGGACCAGGAAGTGCGCTGGTGCCCCGGCTGCGGCGACTACGCGGTCCTCGCCGCCGTCCAGGGCTTCATGCCGGAGCTGGGGCTGGCGAAGGAGAACATCACCTTCGTCTCCGGCATCGGCTGCTCCTCCCGCTTCCCGTACTACATGAACACGTACGGGATGCACTCCATCCACGGCCGGGCCCCGTCCATCGCGACCGGGCTCGCCACCTCCCGCCGGGATCTGTCGGTGTGGGTGGTCACCGGTGACGGCGACGCGCTCTCCATCGGCGGCAACCACCTCATCCACGCCCTGCGCCGCAACGTCAACCTCAAGATCCTGCTGTTCAACAACCGGATCTACGGGCTGACGAAGGGCCAGTACAGCCCGACCTCCGAGCTGGGCAAGATCACCAAGTCGACGCCGATGGGGTCGCTCGACGCTCCCTTCAACCCGGTGTCGCTGGCCATCGGCGCGGAGGCGACGTTCGTGGCGCGGACGGTCGACTCCGACCGCAAGCACCTCACGAGCGTGCTGCGCGCGGCCGCCGAGCACTCCGGCACGGCGCTGGTGGAGATCTACCAGAACTGCAACATCTTCAACGACGGCGCTTTCGAGGTCCTGAAGGACAAGGAACAGGCCGCCGAGGCCGTGATCCGCCTCGAACACGGGCAGCCGATCCTCTTCGGCTCCCAGGAGCCCAAGGGCGTCGTCCGCGATCCGGCCACCGGCGACCTCCAGGTCGTGGCCGTCACTGAGGAGAACCGCTCACAGGTCCTCGTCCACGACGCCCACGCGCAATCGCCCACGACGGCGTTCGCGCTGTCCCGGCTCGCCGACGCGGACACGCTGCACCACACCCCGATCGGGGTGCTGCGCAGTGTCGAGCGGCCCGTCTACGACACTCTGATGTCGGACCAGCTGGACGCCGCCGTCGATCGCGACGGCAAGGGCGACCTCGGCTCGCTCCTCGCGGGCAACGACACCTGGACGGTCATCGGCTGA
- a CDS encoding 2-oxoacid:acceptor oxidoreductase subunit alpha, protein MTSQVSSAAEKADEANDAVLGGQRAPLSGTTGTTGGDGKEVRRLDRVIIRFAGDSGDGMQLTGDRFTSETASFGNDLSTLPNFPAEIRAPAGTLPGVSSFQLHFADHDILTPGDAPNVLVAMNPAALKANIDDVPRGAEIIVNTDEFTKRPMAKVGYATSPLEDGSLEAYNVHPVPLTTLTLEALKEFGLPRKEAERSKNMFALGLLSWMYHRPTEGTEAFLRAKFAKKPEIAEANVAAFRAGWNFGETTEDFAVSYEVAPASQAFPTGTYRNISGNLALSYGLIAAGQLADLPLYLGSYPITPASDILHELSRHKNFGVRTFQAEDEIAGIGAALGAAFGGALGVTTTSGPGVALKSETIGLAVSLELPLLIIDIQRGGPSTGLPTKTEQADLLQAMYGRNGEAPVPIVAPQTPADCFDAAIDAARIALTYRTPVFLLSDGYLANGSEPWRIPETDSLPDLKTPFATGPNHALADGTEVFWPYKRDPQTLARPWAVPGTAGLEHRIGGIEKQDGTGNISYDPANHDFMVRTRQAKVDGIEVPDLEVDDPAGAATLVLGWGSTYGPITAAVRRLRAAGAPIAQAHLRHLNPFPKNLGEVLKRYDKVVVPEMNLGQLAMLLRAKYLVDAHSYNQVNGMPFKAEQLATALKEAIDA, encoded by the coding sequence GTGACGAGCCAGGTCAGTAGTGCGGCAGAGAAGGCCGATGAGGCCAACGACGCCGTCCTCGGGGGCCAGCGAGCGCCCCTGTCAGGTACGACGGGAACCACGGGCGGCGACGGGAAGGAAGTCCGCCGCCTGGACCGGGTGATCATCCGATTCGCGGGCGACTCGGGTGACGGTATGCAACTCACGGGTGACCGGTTCACCTCGGAGACCGCTTCCTTCGGCAACGATCTCTCCACCCTGCCGAACTTCCCGGCAGAGATCCGCGCCCCCGCAGGCACGCTGCCGGGGGTCTCCTCCTTTCAGCTCCACTTTGCCGATCATGACATTCTTACTCCGGGCGACGCCCCCAACGTCCTGGTCGCGATGAATCCCGCCGCGCTGAAGGCGAACATCGACGACGTACCGCGCGGCGCGGAAATCATCGTGAACACCGACGAGTTCACGAAGCGGCCGATGGCGAAGGTGGGGTATGCGACCAGTCCGCTGGAGGACGGTTCGCTGGAGGCCTACAACGTCCACCCGGTGCCGCTGACGACGTTGACGCTGGAAGCGCTGAAGGAGTTCGGGCTCCCCCGCAAGGAGGCCGAGCGGTCCAAGAACATGTTCGCGCTCGGGCTGCTGTCGTGGATGTACCACCGGCCGACCGAGGGGACCGAGGCGTTCCTGCGGGCCAAGTTCGCGAAGAAGCCGGAGATCGCCGAGGCGAATGTCGCGGCCTTCCGGGCCGGGTGGAATTTCGGCGAGACGACGGAGGACTTCGCGGTCTCCTACGAGGTCGCCCCGGCATCACAGGCCTTCCCCACCGGCACCTACCGCAACATCTCGGGGAACCTCGCCCTGTCCTACGGCCTGATCGCCGCCGGGCAGCTGGCGGACCTGCCGCTCTACCTGGGCTCGTATCCGATCACCCCGGCCTCGGACATCCTGCACGAGCTGTCCCGGCACAAGAACTTCGGTGTGCGGACCTTCCAGGCCGAGGACGAGATCGCCGGGATCGGGGCGGCGCTGGGAGCCGCGTTCGGCGGGGCGCTGGGCGTCACGACGACGTCCGGCCCCGGTGTGGCGCTGAAGTCGGAGACGATCGGGCTCGCGGTCTCCCTGGAGCTGCCGCTGCTGATCATCGACATCCAGCGCGGCGGTCCGTCGACCGGGCTGCCGACCAAGACCGAGCAGGCCGACCTGCTCCAGGCGATGTACGGCAGGAACGGTGAGGCCCCGGTTCCGATCGTGGCCCCGCAGACCCCGGCGGACTGCTTCGACGCCGCGATCGACGCGGCCCGGATCGCCCTGACGTACCGGACGCCGGTCTTCCTGCTCTCCGACGGCTATCTGGCCAACGGCTCCGAGCCCTGGCGCATCCCGGAGACGGACTCGCTGCCCGACCTCAAGACGCCGTTCGCCACCGGGCCGAACCACGCCCTGGCCGACGGCACCGAGGTCTTCTGGCCCTACAAGCGCGACCCGCAGACCCTGGCCCGCCCCTGGGCGGTCCCCGGGACGGCCGGCCTGGAGCACCGCATCGGCGGGATCGAGAAGCAGGACGGCACCGGCAACATCTCCTACGACCCGGCCAACCACGACTTCATGGTCCGCACGCGCCAGGCCAAGGTCGACGGCATCGAGGTTCCCGACCTCGAGGTCGACGACCCGGCCGGGGCGGCGACGCTGGTGCTCGGCTGGGGGTCGACGTACGGGCCGATCACCGCCGCCGTACGCCGCCTGCGCGCCGCGGGGGCGCCCATCGCCCAGGCCCACCTGCGCCATCTCAACCCCTTCCCGAAGAATCTCGGCGAGGTACTGAAGCGCTACGACAAGGTCGTCGTGCCGGAGATGAACCTCGGCCAGCTCGCGATGCTGCTGCGGGCGAAGTATCTGGTCGACGCCCACAGCTACAACCAGGTCAACGGAATGCCGTTCAAGGCCGAGCAGCTCGCCACGGCCCTCAAGGAGGCCATCGATGCCTGA
- a CDS encoding response regulator transcription factor, with amino-acid sequence MRVVIAEDSVLLREGLTRLLTDLGHDVVAGVRDAEALLKTVAELDAEQALPDVVVADVRMPPTHTDEGVRAAVRLRKDYPGIGVLVLSQYVEEQYATELLAGSSRGVGYLLKDRVAEVREFVDAVVRVAQGGTALDPEVVAQLLGRSRKQDVLAGLTPREREVLGLMAEGRTNSAIARQLVVSDGAVEKHVSNIFLKLGLSPSDGDHRRVLAVLTYLNS; translated from the coding sequence GTGCGCGTGGTCATCGCCGAGGATTCGGTCCTGCTCCGGGAGGGGCTCACCCGGCTGCTCACCGATCTCGGGCACGACGTGGTCGCGGGGGTCAGGGACGCGGAGGCGCTGCTCAAGACCGTGGCGGAGCTCGACGCCGAGCAGGCGCTTCCCGATGTGGTGGTCGCCGACGTGCGGATGCCACCGACGCACACCGACGAGGGAGTGCGCGCGGCAGTGCGGCTGCGGAAGGACTACCCGGGCATCGGGGTGCTGGTCCTCTCCCAGTACGTGGAGGAGCAGTACGCCACGGAGCTGCTGGCAGGCAGCAGCCGCGGGGTGGGGTATCTGCTGAAGGACCGGGTGGCCGAGGTCCGCGAGTTCGTGGACGCGGTCGTCCGGGTGGCGCAGGGCGGGACGGCGCTGGACCCGGAAGTGGTGGCGCAGCTGCTGGGCCGCAGCCGCAAGCAGGATGTGCTGGCCGGGCTGACGCCGCGCGAGCGGGAGGTCCTCGGTCTGATGGCCGAGGGCCGGACGAACTCCGCCATCGCCCGGCAGCTCGTGGTGAGCGACGGGGCGGTCGAGAAGCACGTCAGCAACATCTTTCTGAAGCTGGGGCTCTCACCCAGCGACGGCGACCACCGGCGCGTCCTCGCCGTGCTGACCTACCTGAACTCCTAG
- a CDS encoding sensor histidine kinase, which translates to MATAYGPDTRDRKHEGSAPGFGVKTRTRHFLPAPLRAPLEARAWSELLYALLSFPLSTVMFVFAVTMTSLSAGLMVTFVGIPVLAVGLAVCRGFGTLERHRARALLRVEVADPERVRGKTGGPMSWMGAVLKSGASWRHLLYTLLHFPWATFTFVVAISFWTYGLAALTYPLWFWFFPMFAGQDGIQLYGDRTHEEYLNTPAELAVTGAVGLVLVMAAPWVVRGLLTVDRLMVTGLLGPSRLATRVSELESDRGVVVDTAAADLRRIERDLHDGAQARLVALAMDLGLAKEKLADDPEAAARMVDEAHGEVKVALQELRDLARGIHPAVLTDRGLDAALSAIASRCTVPVTVEVDLDARPAQAIEGIAYFTVSELLQNISKHARATRATVDVWRAGDRLMLQVTDNGRGGASPASGGGLAGLAERLDAVDGVLVVDSPTGGPTTVTAELPWRG; encoded by the coding sequence ATGGCCACGGCATACGGACCGGACACGCGGGACCGGAAGCACGAGGGTTCCGCCCCCGGCTTCGGGGTGAAGACCCGGACGAGGCATTTCCTCCCCGCGCCGCTGCGTGCGCCGCTGGAGGCCCGTGCCTGGAGCGAGCTCCTCTACGCGCTGCTGAGCTTCCCGCTCAGCACGGTGATGTTCGTCTTCGCGGTCACCATGACGTCGTTGAGCGCGGGCCTGATGGTCACCTTCGTCGGGATACCGGTCCTCGCCGTCGGCCTCGCCGTGTGCCGGGGCTTCGGGACGCTGGAGCGGCACCGGGCGCGGGCGCTGCTGCGGGTGGAGGTGGCAGATCCGGAGCGGGTACGGGGGAAGACCGGCGGCCCGATGTCCTGGATGGGGGCGGTGCTCAAGAGCGGGGCGTCCTGGCGGCACCTGCTGTACACGCTGCTGCACTTCCCGTGGGCCACGTTCACATTCGTCGTCGCGATCTCGTTCTGGACGTACGGTCTGGCGGCGCTGACCTACCCGCTGTGGTTCTGGTTCTTCCCGATGTTCGCCGGGCAGGACGGCATCCAGTTGTACGGGGACCGCACCCACGAGGAGTATCTGAACACGCCCGCCGAGCTGGCGGTGACCGGGGCGGTGGGACTGGTGCTGGTGATGGCGGCGCCCTGGGTCGTGCGGGGTCTGCTGACGGTGGACCGCCTGATGGTCACCGGACTGCTGGGGCCCTCCCGGCTGGCCACCCGGGTCTCCGAGCTGGAGTCGGACCGGGGCGTGGTGGTGGACACCGCCGCCGCCGACCTGCGCCGGATCGAACGCGACCTGCACGACGGCGCCCAGGCCCGTCTGGTCGCCCTCGCGATGGATCTGGGCCTGGCGAAGGAGAAGCTCGCCGACGATCCCGAGGCCGCGGCCCGCATGGTCGACGAGGCGCATGGCGAGGTGAAGGTGGCCCTGCAGGAGCTGCGCGACCTGGCCCGCGGCATCCACCCCGCCGTCCTCACCGACCGGGGCCTGGACGCCGCGCTCTCGGCGATAGCCTCCCGCTGCACCGTGCCTGTGACCGTCGAGGTGGACCTGGACGCGCGTCCGGCGCAGGCGATCGAGGGGATCGCGTATTTCACCGTCTCGGAGCTGCTCCAGAACATCAGCAAGCACGCCCGGGCGACCCGGGCCACGGTCGATGTGTGGCGGGCGGGCGACCGGCTGATGCTCCAGGTCACGGACAACGGCCGGGGTGGGGCGTCGCCGGCCTCGGGCGGCGGTCTGGCCGGACTGGCGGAGCGGCTGGACGCCGTGGACGGGGTGCTGGTGGTCGACTCCCCGACCGGCGGCCCGACGACGGTCACAGCCGAGCTGCCCTGGCGCGGCTGA
- a CDS encoding sensor histidine kinase, with amino-acid sequence MTMSPSLPDPDRLPPARFALDRWTWREIAYLLANLPVAVVGFVYSVVVISVGAGLSLTVIGLPLLVGGLQGSRLLGGLERRRARWMLGVRVEEPSPLGRGHRDQGFFVRLWAGLKDPVGWRALLYGFVRLPWGVLTFAVTVVSLFVLWPVLPFIARGLTTVDRSMVRGLLSPSDELERRIAELESDRGVVVDTAAADLRRIERDLHDGAQARLVALAMGLGLAKEKLTDDPEAAARMVDEAHGEIKVALQELRDLARGIHPAVLTDRGLDAALSAIASRCTVPVKVSVGLRGRPAEAIEGIAYFTVSELLQNISKHSGARSASVDVWRSGDRLMLQVTDDGGGGARLDGGSGLAGLAERLDAVDGVFVVDSPEGGPTTVTAELPWRDRTVAAA; translated from the coding sequence ATGACCATGAGCCCCTCCCTGCCGGACCCCGACCGGCTGCCGCCTGCCCGCTTCGCCCTCGACCGGTGGACCTGGCGGGAGATCGCGTATCTGCTCGCCAATCTGCCGGTGGCCGTCGTCGGGTTCGTCTACAGCGTTGTTGTGATCAGCGTGGGCGCCGGACTGTCCCTCACCGTGATCGGTCTGCCGCTGCTGGTCGGCGGGCTCCAGGGCTCTCGGCTGCTGGGCGGGCTGGAGCGGCGGCGGGCGCGGTGGATGCTCGGCGTGCGGGTGGAGGAGCCGAGTCCGCTGGGGCGCGGCCACCGGGACCAGGGGTTCTTCGTCCGGCTCTGGGCGGGGCTGAAGGACCCGGTGGGCTGGCGGGCGTTGTTGTACGGGTTCGTCCGACTGCCGTGGGGGGTGCTGACGTTCGCGGTGACGGTGGTGAGCCTGTTCGTCCTGTGGCCGGTGCTGCCGTTCATCGCGCGGGGGCTGACGACGGTGGACCGGTCGATGGTGCGCGGGCTGCTGTCCCCGTCGGACGAGTTGGAGCGGCGTATCGCCGAGCTGGAGTCGGACCGGGGCGTGGTGGTGGACACCGCCGCCGCCGACCTGCGCCGGATCGAACGCGACCTGCACGACGGCGCCCAGGCCCGCCTGGTCGCCCTCGCCATGGGGCTCGGCCTGGCGAAGGAGAAGCTCACCGACGACCCCGAGGCCGCGGCCCGCATGGTCGACGAGGCCCACGGCGAGATCAAGGTGGCCCTGCAGGAGCTGCGCGACCTGGCCCGCGGCATCCACCCCGCCGTCCTCACCGACCGGGGCCTGGACGCCGCACTCTCCGCCATCGCCTCCCGCTGCACGGTCCCGGTCAAGGTGTCGGTGGGGCTTCGGGGACGTCCGGCCGAGGCGATCGAGGGGATCGCGTATTTCACCGTCTCGGAGCTCCTTCAGAACATCAGCAAGCACAGCGGTGCGCGGTCGGCCTCCGTCGACGTGTGGCGGTCGGGGGACCGGCTGATGCTCCAGGTCACGGACGACGGCGGGGGCGGGGCCCGGTTGGACGGCGGTTCGGGGCTGGCCGGGCTCGCCGAGCGGCTCGACGCGGTCGACGGGGTGTTCGTCGTGGACTCGCCGGAGGGCGGGCCGACGACCGTCACCGCCGAGCTGCCCTGGCGCGACCGGACCGTCGCGGCCGCATGA
- a CDS encoding NADH-quinone oxidoreductase subunit A, producing MTGVSGVPVSGVPGDGPTALASEYFQSYSVIGLLALVGVLFVAVAFGAGRLLRPIVPTPEKLLTYECGVDPVGEGWAHTQVRYYVYAFLYVIFAVDSIFLFPWATVFAAPGYGATTLVEMFIFLGFLAVGLLYAWKKGVLAWA from the coding sequence ATGACCGGGGTGTCCGGCGTTCCGGTGTCCGGCGTTCCGGGGGACGGACCCACCGCACTCGCCTCCGAGTACTTCCAGAGCTATTCGGTCATCGGCCTGCTCGCCCTGGTCGGCGTCCTGTTCGTCGCCGTGGCCTTCGGGGCCGGGCGACTGCTGCGCCCCATCGTGCCCACCCCGGAGAAGCTGCTCACCTACGAATGCGGCGTCGACCCGGTCGGCGAGGGCTGGGCGCACACCCAGGTGCGCTACTACGTCTACGCGTTCCTGTACGTGATCTTCGCGGTCGACTCCATCTTCCTTTTCCCGTGGGCCACGGTGTTCGCGGCGCCGGGGTACGGCGCGACGACCCTGGTCGAAATGTTCATCTTCCTCGGCTTCCTGGCCGTGGGACTGCTCTACGCATGGAAGAAGGGCGTCCTCGCATGGGCCTGA